In Pseudomonas sp. MYb327, one DNA window encodes the following:
- the mtnA gene encoding S-methyl-5-thioribose-1-phosphate isomerase — protein MRDRLLAAEKVKAIDWRDGALYLLDQRILPFEETWIAYTSAAGVAEAIRSMVVRGAPAIGISAAYGIVLAARARLAEGGDWYAALEEDFMLLADSRPTAVNLFWALGRMHDRLDRLKENADPLVALEAEAIAIHESDREANLTMAQLGVDLIRKHQGNAQAILTHCNTGALATGGFGTALGVIRGAFIEGMVERVYVDETRPWLQGSRLTAWELANEGIPVTLNVDSAAAHIMKTKGPTWVIVGADRITANGDVANKIGTYQLAVNAMHHGVRFMVVAPSSTIDMNLASGDDIPIEERDGRELLEVGGKRVGADVEAFNPVFDVTPADLIDAIVTEKGIVERPDTAKMAQLMCRKRLH, from the coding sequence ATGCGCGATCGACTGTTGGCTGCGGAGAAAGTGAAGGCCATCGATTGGCGTGATGGCGCCCTTTACCTGCTGGATCAGCGTATTTTGCCGTTCGAGGAAACCTGGATCGCTTATACCAGCGCGGCTGGCGTGGCGGAGGCCATTCGTTCGATGGTGGTGCGCGGTGCGCCGGCAATCGGGATCAGTGCGGCCTATGGCATCGTCCTGGCTGCCCGCGCCCGGTTGGCCGAAGGTGGTGACTGGTACGCGGCGCTGGAAGAGGATTTCATGCTGCTCGCCGACTCCCGTCCCACTGCGGTCAACCTGTTCTGGGCGCTGGGCCGAATGCACGACAGGCTTGATCGGCTGAAAGAAAATGCCGACCCGCTGGTCGCGCTGGAAGCCGAGGCGATCGCCATTCATGAGAGTGATCGCGAAGCCAACCTGACCATGGCGCAGTTGGGTGTGGACTTAATCCGCAAGCACCAGGGCAACGCCCAGGCGATCCTGACCCACTGCAACACCGGCGCGCTGGCCACCGGCGGTTTCGGCACGGCGCTGGGTGTGATTCGTGGCGCATTCATCGAGGGTATGGTCGAGCGAGTTTATGTCGACGAAACCCGTCCATGGCTGCAGGGCTCGCGACTGACCGCGTGGGAGCTCGCCAACGAAGGCATCCCCGTTACCCTCAATGTTGACTCCGCCGCGGCGCACATCATGAAGACCAAGGGCCCTACCTGGGTCATCGTCGGCGCGGACCGGATCACCGCCAATGGCGATGTGGCAAACAAAATCGGCACTTATCAACTGGCGGTGAACGCCATGCACCACGGCGTGCGCTTCATGGTGGTGGCGCCGAGTTCGACCATCGACATGAACCTGGCGAGTGGCGACGACATTCCGATTGAAGAACGTGATGGTCGCGAGTTGCTGGAAGTGGGTGGCAAGCGCGTCGGGGCGGATGTCGAGGCGTTCAACCCGGTGTTCGACGTGACTCCGGCTGATCTGATCGATGCGATCGTCACCGAAAAAGGCATCGTCGAACGTCCGGATACCGCGAAAATGGCGCAGTTGATGTGCCGCAAGCGTCTGCATTGA